ctgtttaaactgattttaagtTTAACTCACCAACTTAATTCTGCTTAAACtataaatttgttgtttttccaaatacagattttaaagaacataAATCAACGTCTGCGAGgaataatgtctttaaaacagaaaaagaaaaagctcgAGGAGTCTAAGAACACTTCTAACCTCTGAtggatgacctttgacccccgcagactgtctgtctctgttagcaaaatatctcatgaaccaggggGCAGATTTAAttactcaagatggccgccacaactaatcagcCTCAGCTAACAGATCAGGAAGTTCGCAGGTTGTTCACTACATTACCCATCATGCCCTGCGGGCGGCGTCATCTgtaaggaatgcttatcgcccgctgccagagttttaaacatgttcgaACAGTAACTATCTAAcctgcagccatgttttctgtcagccaaGGTCggttagctgcggcggccatcttgaatcagagcAAACGGTTTCCTTCCGAGCGTCAAATAagtcgtgagatattttgctaacggacaaagaaaataaacacagaggcagttacatgatcgccctcATCAAGTGTAAACAAATGGTCAAATTTAAAACTGTCACATTAAAAGTctattttaatgcagtttttctgttaaatgtcagtaaaacttttatctttctctGAAGAACAGATGAATAATTTCCTCTGAAGGTTGTGATTTAATCACAGCTGCCTgattaaaaggaaacaaaccaaataaaagatttatgctttataaaaacagacaaattatcTGCTAAATGAAGCCGTCTTCAGACTGACAAAGAAAGAGAGACGTACTCATCTGtcgtttcttcttctcctccccAGGCGGATCTCCGCTCAGATGATGACTTCCTGCTGGAGTTACTGGACAGAAACAGCTCAGGTGAGTTTTCAGACCACGTCTTGGTTTCCCCTCCTCTGTTTCTCACCTGGCCAGGTCCAGGGCCTCCACGCAGAAAGCGCTGCGGCCGTCCGGTTCAGGcgaggggtcaggggtcaggcgTTGGGTGGGGGTCTCAGCGGGGGagtcggcggcggcggcggcggtgggcTCCCACAGGACGTTGTGGTCAGACAGCAGCTGGCTCAGGTGGTCTCTGCAGAAGTTGGTTCCCCAGGCTCGATGGCGGTACGACTGGGCCTGCCGCCGCAGCTCCTCCACCTGGACCGGAACAAACTGACCCGGTTTATCGAAACAGGCCTCTGAAGGAGAACCAGAACTTTCTGAGAATCTCATTGAAATCCTTCTGTTGGTttaaagcacacgtgtcaaactcaaggcccgcgggccagatccggccctctgtaacatttcatccggtcctctagtctggttcagatcgagtctctgattcttattttgcttaaaaaactttagttttctctgacagtgacttagaagccaacaatatatagttttaatttctgtatgatcaggtttttgtctgttttaatgttaaaaacttcatttaaaagctgagtgaggcgtaagaaatgacagctaatgatgNNNNNNNNNNNNNNNNNNNNNNNNNNNtgaagtttgatctatttgtctgtgttcattaaagtctgtttgctctaaattctgtataatctgtaactgggaaaaggtcattgatatttctatatgaatgatttgacataatacatctaaaaccaattaatttatgtcatttttaataaatattgatcatgattggcccttggctcggaccagatatttaattttggcccccttgcatccctgggtttgacacccctgctttaaagggatattttgctaacagacagaggctGAAGAGTAAAACGCTGACTTTTGGAAAGAGAACCTGGCTGCTGATTTGAAATTACCCTTCATTCGCACGCAACCACCTGAATCTGctccagttttacagaaaacgAAACGTGGATCTGCAGAGGGCGGCCTGATTTTATGGAACATGTTGTGCAGGACTGGCATCAAACACAAACCGAAGCTTCAGACCGGGTTAAATTCATCCCATCGCAGCGTCGACgggtttttaaatcagttttgtgtAATCTGAGGTGTCCATCCAGCCCCTGGACGAGTCCTGACCCAGTTTTCAGATCTAACCCCACAGAGACGTAATTCTGCGTAGCACTCCTACTCGATCTGTGGCTTTTATCATTTCCCCTCATCACTCAGGTCATGACGTCGGCTGACACTTTAAACTGTTACACAACCTGCTGAAAGTGAGGGAGAGGTCATCTCAGGCGGCTTCATAACTCCTGTCCTCAGATCCAAAACGTTCAGATAAAACTGCGGCGTTCCAAAAACTCCAcgttgtttaataaattaaaaaaggaaagaaaatcacCGAACTGAGTAAAACTGGCTTCAGGTTTGCTTCCAGACGgggtgtaaaaaaataagagttagaataaaaaacattaaagcagagggaaaagaagctgcaggtgtttctgtgttttactttttagacAAAATAGTTTTagggatttaaattaaatgaaattaaattaaatgaaaatgctCCCAGTTTGAACTGAATCTAAACGGAACATTAaagagtttttatcttttaatttactctgaagatgtgaaatattttttgtattgtgggggaaaataaaacctgagcaTCCAGAACTATGAAGCCCACAGAGCCGAAACTTCTGCAGCTCCAGGTCTCCAGGATCCTGGATCCTGGTCCATCTGACCTGGACCTTCTGTCCAAACGtgtccagctccttcaggtcaGTGCTGATGGGTCCAACAATCACAGgttctcagctggactgaggtctggactttgactggattTCCTTAACCCAGTAGAGGGTTCAGACTGgaggtgtccagtcctggtcctggtcctggtcctggtcccggtcctggagggacgccgtcctgcaggttttagatgtttctctgctcttcagcagctcctcaggtcctgcagaagcctgttaatccctcAGTCAGTCACATCAGGTgaatcaaagcagagaaacatctaaaacctgcaggatggcgtccctccaggaccagggccaggaccaggaccaggaccaggaccggacacctgctggaaggtggacctccatCCCAGCCTCAGATCTCTGGAAGTCCAAAAAGTTGCTCTAAAGAGTTTCTCTTTGCTCCAATCTTCTGTCCTTCACTGATTtagcatccccacagcatgatgctgccatcgccatgcttcactgtggggacgGTGTTGTCCTTCATGGACTAAATTTGAAGTTTTATCGCAGCACAGTTTGGAGAAGAAACTTCAAACagtccagtttctttttttttgtctttaatcatCGTCTTTGTCCCGCCGCTCCTCCATGCAGCTTCTCCtggtcctgtggacagatcctCCATCAGGGTTGtctttgtcctcctggatgTCCTCCTGACCCGCTCTGTCTCCAGGCAGGTTTGCAGTGATGACATCATCCTGATGGATTTGAAGGGACTCTGTGGGGAGATTTTTATAAACCAACCCTGATCTTCACTTCTTTGCCCTGTGTGgtgagttccttggtcttcatgatgtctcttagTTAGTGGCAGGCTGAGATCTTCTGACCTTTTATTGAACTCTCATTAAACCTCACTAATCAGGATTATTCTCAGCAGGATCAGATTTGGAACCCCTGGGAGGTGAAAGCCGTTCAGTCCGCTCAGAGTTCAGGagttaaaaagtgtttttttgtttgtttgtttgtttgttttctgtttgacgGTTGCATCTGCAGCGCTTCCTTTCTGGAAGTGAAAACGAAGCACCCTCAGGACTTTCAGAACATCGAGCTCAGGAGATAAACTGATTCTTCGCTGTTCCACCGGCCCGGTTCTTCCTTCCCAACAATCAGTCAAACTACGAACGCTGCAGCAGATTCAGTAAACAGACAAGCTCAGACAGAAGCAGGTCCCCCACAGGACCCGTGGAAACCTCCCGCAGTCGAGTTTCCCTTGAAATGAAACTCTGTGGTTTCTCTGCTGAAAGTCAGCACTCTggtttttcatcagcagacaAACTTTCAGCTCAGCAAATCCCCCGAATGCCACATGTGTGAGCGGGATCAGGGACTGCTGCCGGGTTTTTCACTCCTCATCAGAAACCAGATCTGTACCTGCCTGTGTGTCAGACCCAGGTCACGTcgtttcaaaaataaactattaaaaataacagaaagagaAGCAAACGGTGCCTCAGCTGCAAACTTTAAACTATTCTAGGtgataaacaaactgaagtgaaaGGACGACGACACAtcgattaaaaaaataaaaatgctgaagtCCAGAGCAACCAGCTGCCTTCAGTATAAATACAGCATCAtaaagaccaaggaacacacccgACAGGTCAGAGAAGCGGGGTTAGGTTATAATATCCAGCTCAACAGGAGTGAgacacggtggtggcagcagcatGCTGTGGGGACGCTTGTCTCCAGCAGGGACAGGGAAGACAGATGAACGACGAGGAACGAGCAGAACCCAAAcggttctgattggactgacTCAGGGGGTCGAAACTAACGAGACGCCACTTcttaggtttttatttgtaaaccaatcaaaaaaaacctgaatcctTTTCCTTCTGCTCTGTTGTGGTTTATCAGATAGAACCCCCGGCTGTAACCTGACCGATGAGCGTTCCTGTCGGTGGgtaaacaggaaacaggttcTCACCTGCTGAGTGACGGCGTCTGTAGCTCCGCCTCCTTCCGGGTTCCTGTGGAGACGAGAGCGAAAGCTGGACTGATACTCTGACAACATCCTGTCAGAAACACGATTTATGAGTTAATTCATGAACTCAAAGCAGGTTTTAaaccacagagagacagaaacacacctgCGCTTCTTCTGCACCTGAAGAGGAGGGGGCGTGTCCTTCAGGGGGGAGTTTTCACGCCGAGGGACTTCCTGTTTGGGGTGGTGCTTATGTGACTCCGCCCTCTTCTCCTTATGGATCTGCAGGTGGAAACAACTCGGTCAGATGAGGTTCaggtgtttattttagttttactgtGATGTAAGTTTGCCGGTTCTGTACTCACCGACTGTGTGTGGAACAGCGGGACTCTCTcgtgttccagatgtttccgaAGGCGCGGCCTGGTGGGCGGGACCAGACCCCTGAAGTTCCGCCGATACTCCGTTTCCACAGCAACCGGGTTTGTCCTAAAGGGTGGGACCGGCCTGCTGGAGTTCAGCACCTGCGGGGTTAAATCGTCGACAGATTTAAAGACCTGTGAACTCAGGCTGGACTGCTGCCACCTGGTGGACACTCAGGGGAACTACAGCTCAAACATCTGGAGCCTGAAAACATCTGGAAGTGTTTCTGAGAcacattaaaatcaaatatttataattagaagagaagaaaagcacAACCACAGCCAGATGAGacgaaacagaaagaaaattatttactgtttgttttataacagaagccaaaataatttaaaccagaaaattacttctttttttctaaaatacagAGTGAATGCTTAATAACTGCTGAAATTAGCCAAAGAAGCTTAAAGAAATAGAGctcgagctaaaagctaaagatggCAGTTGgtagctaaatgtaaaaaaaaaaaaacagaacagtaactaaaataagcaaatttaaataaataaataaagccagcAGCTGAatcagatttcaaagagaaccatgtttttgaaggaactgaagagttCTCGGTggatttatttgaagaaaacagtaaataaataaagttaaacatttttgaaatgtaaaaagttacaaaaactaaaagtcacagcagctgttctgctgaacgagccgaacattttgatttatgaacggctaaaataaaatttgaagcagttagatttgcaaaacaaacagaaaaataaaaataaattcttaaaaatgtaaaattaagcagaataaagaaattaatttcTGTTGAGTTCATGTTGGAAACTAAAcgccgccccctgctggtcaaaCATATTTAtcattcattattcattttatttgcagtttatttCACCTGGAAAGGTTCTTTGAGGTcgaacagcttttattttagggagtttccctttttaaaatgactctttAAACCACACAAACTAAAtccagcagttttctttttttttgaccctaaaatgtttgtttttaaagatctgaaatTAGACTCAGACGTGGATCCATCATCCGTTCACTTCAGGTTTGTGCAGAAATGAGTCTCACCTGCTCTGCTGTCAGTAGAGGCGATGATGTCACAGGCTTCTTCCAGCTGAACTGTCTGTGGTACTCTGACCTATGAACCCCTGACCTGTGACCTCCTGACCTTAGCCCCGCCCTCCACCGCAGCACCTGGTCAACCTGCAGCACGGGACACGATGAAAACGTGCTGCTGTCCTGTCCTGTCACGTGGACAGGTTTCAGGTCCCTCACCTGGTCGTCCGACGGCCGCTGCTCGGCGGGAGCTGCTCCTGTCGCAGCTCTGCTGggctgtgattggctgacagGCTCAGAGGGGCGGAGCTTCACTGAGGAGACAGAACAGCTGTAATGCTAACAAGACAGAGGACGACGACACAAACCTGAGGTCTGGAAGAGTTACCAGACTTTCCATCTGCCTCTGATCTCTCTCGGGGTTCTGGGTCTGGTCTCTTTGGGGGTTCTGGATCTGGTCTCTCCAGGGGTTCTGGATCCGGTCTCTCTGGGGGTTCTGGGTCTGCAGCAGGTCCTGGAGTTTCAGGAGGCGGTTTTTGGTTCTGTGGCGGGGCTTTCCTGTGGGCTGAGCGGCTTCTGgaagctagaaaaaaaaattttaagaaacatttttacgtgtagaaagatgttttaaagttaaatatttttgaaatatttgatcTACATGTTAATATTtatcatatatttatatttatttatttatgtataaacTGCTTTAAGTGAGAAGTGATGATTTTTAACAACTCGACTCATGATTttaccagcagggggcgccctTCTGTGAGCTGGAACAGCTGGATCATCTGGAGGAAAGAGCAAAGAGCTGCAGGACCGAGCGAGAGGTCCGGTTCTCTTCCTTCGCTGGAGACCCGGTTCCCTGCCGGTACCTGCAGACCCACAGGTAAGCAGACAGAAACTTCCTGAGGAGATTCTGTCACATCTGTGAAGTTCTGACCGGCAGGTTCTTACCCATCAGGTCGGACCGAAGGCCGGCGGACGGGACGCAGCGCTGAGGCGAGACGCTTCTGGACCGGGCCGAGCCATAGCTCTTCTGGTACTCGCTCTGACACTGAAACCAAAGAGACACGGCTGACCCGCTTCAGACCCAGACCAGGTCTTCACACGTCTCACtatttctgaaggtttttatttaattcagagTTTTAAGTTTACAGAAAGAGTCTTTTACTCTTTAAtccttccacacacacatatgaagaaaatatttactATTAGGAGCAGAAAACTGATGTCTGCACCagcttttaactttaaaactgattttcaaCAAGTGTGTTCGATTATTTAAGGCCTCCAGTATTCTGAGATGTCAATAAATCAGGATTGTGTTACGGTTAAATTAGTTGATAAGAAATGTAATGATTATCTTGTCAGTTAATGACAATATGACGTTATTTAACGTGTTTACAATATTTAATTGGTTTAATTATTTCAGTGGTTTTGATTCAGTTAATCATGccaaaacacaataatttcTGATTTATTACATCAAGTTAACTTAAATAATAGTGACACGTTGTCAGAATATAGTTTATattattaaacaattaaattgAAGCAGGACACTGGAAGGAAAAATACTTAATGACAGCTGGAATAAATGAAGGCCTCTGtcctcatttttgttttattggaatATAAATTTCATTCTTTGAATCAGGTTTGAATTTTATCAAAAgggattttaacctttttaatgaAAGCTTTTCCTCCTGAagtaaaaactgataaatattaACAGTTCTTTAAGTTTAAGTCTTTATTTTAATCCTCAGGTCTGTTTGTGGCTCAGGACGGGTTTTATTTCAGGGAAAAGAGGCAGAACTAGTCTGAACCTGATGAGCCGGATTATCAGATTAAACCGAACCGGTACCGGACACCTGAATGTAGCTTCCGCCGCTTTGTAAACATTAGCCGCAGCGGCTAACAGCTAGCATCGCTTCGCTCGGTGcaacctgttgttgttgttgtttaccttaAAGCG
The DNA window shown above is from Kryptolebias marmoratus isolate JLee-2015 linkage group LG18, ASM164957v2, whole genome shotgun sequence and carries:
- the mdm1 gene encoding nuclear protein MDM1 isoform X4, translated to MTVRFKCQSEYQKSYGSARSRSVSPQRCVPSAGLRSDLMGTGREPGLQRRKRTGPLARSCSSLLFPPDDPAVPAHRRAPPAASRSRSAHRKAPPQNQKPPPETPGPAADPEPPERPDPEPLERPDPEPPKRPDPEPRERSEADGKSVKLRPSEPVSQSQPSRAATGAAPAEQRPSDDQVRDLKPVHVTGQDSSTFSSCPVLQVDQVLRWRAGLRSGGHRSGVHRSEYHRQFSWKKPVTSSPLLTAEQVLNSSRPVPPFRTNPVAVETEYRRNFRGLVPPTRPRLRKHLEHERVPLFHTQSIHKEKRAESHKHHPKQEVPRRENSPLKDTPPPLQVQKKRRNPEGGGATDAVTQQFVPVQVEELRRQAQSYRHRAWGTNFCRDHLSQLLSDHNVLWEPTAAAAADSPAETPTQRLTPDPSPEPDGRSAFCVEALDLASNSSRKSSSERRSAWGGEEETTDEDEGRLPTPRLKTRPVQRTHHDLTTPAAGGAILVGKLHNADKQQKCGTAVTTTTGAEPAANATARHKEAWPEVVPGLSPEHKPASSPTFEPTRTKQASPSPVAPPPLISPPQHGIQGAMRHPDFQHNGELGLRFREPPCSGGGCASDEDDRLSVMSWRSAASCSAASAILERARKRRDNFWGKR
- the mdm1 gene encoding nuclear protein MDM1 isoform X3, yielding MTVRFKCQSEYQKSYGSARSRSVSPQRCVPSAGLRSDLMGTGREPGLQRRKRTGPLARSCSSLLFPPDDPAVPAHRRAPPAASRSRSAHRKAPPQNQKPPPETPGPAADPEPPERPDPEPLERPDPEPPKRPDPEPRERSEADGKSVKLRPSEPVSQSQPSRAATGAAPAEQRPSDDQVRDLKPVHVTGQDSSTFSSCPVLQVDQVLRWRAGLRSGGHRSGVHRSEYHRQFSWKKPVTSSPLLTAEQVLNSSRPVPPFRTNPVAVETEYRRNFRGLVPPTRPRLRKHLEHERVPLFHTQSIHKEKRAESHKHHPKQEVPRRENSPLKDTPPPLQVQKKRRMLSEYQSSFRSRLHRNPEGGGATDAVTQQVEELRRQAQSYRHRAWGTNFCRDHLSQLLSDHNVLWEPTAAAAADSPAETPTQRLTPDPSPEPDGRSAFCVEALDLASNSSRKSSSERRSAWGGEEETTDEDEGRLPTPRLKTRPVQRTHHDLTTPAAGGAILVGKLHNADKQQKCGTAVTTTTGAEPAANATARHKEAWPEVVPGLSPEHKPASSPTFEPTRTKQASPSPVAPPPLISPPQHGIQGAMRHPDFQHNGELGLRFREPPCSGGGCASDEDDRLSVMSWRSAASCSAASAILERARKRRDNFWGKR
- the mdm1 gene encoding nuclear protein MDM1 isoform X1, giving the protein MTVRFKCQSEYQKSYGSARSRSVSPQRCVPSAGLRSDLMGTGREPGLQRRKRTGPLARSCSSLLFPPDDPAVPAHRRAPPAASRSRSAHRKAPPQNQKPPPETPGPAADPEPPERPDPEPLERPDPEPPKRPDPEPRERSEADGKSVKLRPSEPVSQSQPSRAATGAAPAEQRPSDDQVRDLKPVHVTGQDSSTFSSCPVLQVDQVLRWRAGLRSGGHRSGVHRSEYHRQFSWKKPVTSSPLLTAEQVLNSSRPVPPFRTNPVAVETEYRRNFRGLVPPTRPRLRKHLEHERVPLFHTQSIHKEKRAESHKHHPKQEVPRRENSPLKDTPPPLQVQKKRRMLSEYQSSFRSRLHRNPEGGGATDAVTQQFVPVQVEELRRQAQSYRHRAWGTNFCRDHLSQLLSDHNVLWEPTAAAAADSPAETPTQRLTPDPSPEPDGRSAFCVEALDLASNSSRKSSSERRSAWGGEEETTDEDEGRLPTPRLKTRPVQRTHHDLTTPAAGGAILVGKLHNADKQQKCGTAVTTTTGAEPAANATARHKEAWPEVVPGLSPEHKPASSPTFEPTRTKQASPSPVAPPPLISPPQHGIQGAMRHPDFQHNGELGLRFREPPCSGGGCASDEDDRLSVMSWRSAASCSAASAILERARKRRDNFWGKR
- the mdm1 gene encoding nuclear protein MDM1 isoform X5, whose product is MTVRFKCQSEYQKSYGSARSRSVSPQRCVPSAGLRSDLMGTGREPGLQRRKRTGPLARSCSSLLFPPDDPAVPAHRRAPPAASRSRSAHRKAPPQNQKPPPETPGPAADPEPPERPDPEPLERPDPEPPKRPDPEPRERSEADGKSVKLRPSEPVSQSQPSRAATGAAPAEQRPSDDQVRDLKPVHVTGQDSSTFSSCPVLQVDQVLRWRAGLRSGGHRSGVHRSEYHRQFSWKKPVTSSPLLTAEQVLNSSRPVPPFRTNPVAVETEYRRNFRGLVPPTRPRLRKHLEHERVPLFHTQSIHKEKRAESHKHHPKQEVPRRENSPLKDTPPPLQVQKKRRNPEGGGATDAVTQQVEELRRQAQSYRHRAWGTNFCRDHLSQLLSDHNVLWEPTAAAAADSPAETPTQRLTPDPSPEPDGRSAFCVEALDLASNSSRKSSSERRSAWGGEEETTDEDEGRLPTPRLKTRPVQRTHHDLTTPAAGGAILVGKLHNADKQQKCGTAVTTTTGAEPAANATARHKEAWPEVVPGLSPEHKPASSPTFEPTRTKQASPSPVAPPPLISPPQHGIQGAMRHPDFQHNGELGLRFREPPCSGGGCASDEDDRLSVMSWRSAASCSAASAILERARKRRDNFWGKR
- the mdm1 gene encoding nuclear protein MDM1 isoform X2; protein product: MTVRFKCQSEYQKSYGSARSRSVSPQRCVPSAGLRSDLMGTGREPGLQRRKRTGPLARSCSSLLFPPDDPAVPAHRRAPPAASRSRSAHRKAPPQNQKPPPETPGPAADPEPPERPDPEPLERPDPEPPKRPDPEPRERSEADGKSVKLRPSEPVSQSQPSRAATGAAPAEQRPSDDQVRDLKPVHVTGQDSSTFSSCPVLQVDQVLRWRAGLRSGGHRSGVHRSEYHRQFSWKKPVTSSPLLTAEQVLNSSRPVPPFRTNPVAVETEYRRNFRGLVPPTRPRLRKHLEHERVPLFHTQSIHKEKRAESHKHHPKQEVPRRENSPLKDTPPPLQVQKKRRMLSEYQSSFRSRLHRNPEGGGATDAVTQQFVPVQVEELRRQAQSYRHRAWGTNFCRDHLSQLLSDHNVLWEPTAAAAADSPAETPTQRLTPDPSPEPDGRSAFCVEALDLASNSSRKSSSERRSAWGGEEETTDEDEGRLPTPRLKTRPVQRTHHDLTTPAAGGAILVGKLHNADKQQCGTAVTTTTGAEPAANATARHKEAWPEVVPGLSPEHKPASSPTFEPTRTKQASPSPVAPPPLISPPQHGIQGAMRHPDFQHNGELGLRFREPPCSGGGCASDEDDRLSVMSWRSAASCSAASAILERARKRRDNFWGKR
- the mdm1 gene encoding nuclear protein MDM1 isoform X6, with the translated sequence MTVRFKCQSEYQKSYGSARSRSVSPQRCVPSAGLRSDLMGTGREPGLQRRKRTGPLARSCSSLLFPPDDPAVPAHRRAPPAASRSRSAHRKAPPQNQKPPPETPGPAADPEPPERPDPEPLERPDPEPPKRPDPEPRERSEADGKSVKLRPSEPVSQSQPSRAATGAAPAEQRPSDDQVDQVLRWRAGLRSGGHRSGVHRSEYHRQFSWKKPVTSSPLLTAEQVLNSSRPVPPFRTNPVAVETEYRRNFRGLVPPTRPRLRKHLEHERVPLFHTQSIHKEKRAESHKHHPKQEVPRRENSPLKDTPPPLQVQKKRRMLSEYQSSFRSRLHRNPEGGGATDAVTQQFVPVQVEELRRQAQSYRHRAWGTNFCRDHLSQLLSDHNVLWEPTAAAAADSPAETPTQRLTPDPSPEPDGRSAFCVEALDLASNSSRKSSSERRSAWGGEEETTDEDEGRLPTPRLKTRPVQRTHHDLTTPAAGGAILVGKLHNADKQQKCGTAVTTTTGAEPAANATARHKEAWPEVVPGLSPEHKPASSPTFEPTRTKQASPSPVAPPPLISPPQHGIQGAMRHPDFQHNGELGLRFREPPCSGGGCASDEDDRLSVMSWRSAASCSAASAILERARKRRDNFWGKR